The Hymenobacter oligotrophus genome has a window encoding:
- the nfi gene encoding deoxyribonuclease V (cleaves DNA at apurinic or apyrimidinic sites), with product MAYYRPYHPPADPALVRQLTQQQNEMRARQRIEPLATPPKLIAGLDSSFPTEDTILSVIVVLTYPGLELVEKAYNYGPVDMPYVPGFLSFREAPNLIHAFAKLQHQPDVLMVDGHGYAHPRRMGIGAHIGILLDKPSLGVAKQVLTGQYPEPAPEKGNVTPLTDKKTGELIGEVVRMKDRVQPVFVSPGHRLDQAGATALALGCAGGYKLPEPTRLADLWAAKFKSEVL from the coding sequence ATGGCTTACTACCGCCCCTACCACCCGCCCGCCGACCCTGCTTTGGTACGCCAGCTCACGCAGCAGCAAAACGAAATGCGTGCGCGGCAACGTATCGAGCCGCTGGCTACGCCGCCAAAGCTTATTGCCGGGCTCGACTCATCGTTTCCGACCGAGGACACAATTCTGTCGGTGATTGTGGTGCTCACGTACCCGGGGCTGGAGCTGGTAGAAAAGGCGTACAACTACGGGCCCGTGGATATGCCTTACGTGCCGGGCTTCTTGTCCTTCCGCGAAGCGCCCAATCTTATTCATGCCTTTGCCAAGCTGCAGCACCAACCCGATGTGCTGATGGTAGACGGCCACGGCTATGCTCACCCGCGCCGCATGGGCATCGGCGCGCACATTGGTATTTTGCTCGACAAGCCCAGCCTAGGCGTAGCCAAACAGGTGCTTACTGGCCAGTACCCCGAACCCGCGCCCGAAAAGGGCAACGTAACGCCGCTTACCGACAAGAAAACCGGCGAACTGATTGGCGAAGTGGTGCGCATGAAAGACCGCGTACAACCCGTGTTTGTGTCGCCGGGCCACCGCCTGGACCAAGCCGGTGCCACTGCCCTGGCCCTAGGTTGCGCAGGCGGTTACAAGCTGCCCGAGCCCACCCGCCTTGCCGATTTGTGGGCGGCTAAGTTTAAAAGCGAGGTACTGTAA